The genomic window GTCGCGTAGCCATGTTTTCTTCATGGCCACCCGCGCTGAGGACCGCTTCGGCAACTGGGTGAACTACGGCTACACAGGCGACAAGCTGACTTCTATCAGTAGCAGCGACGGCCGCAGTATCAGCATCACCTATACTGGGGAGCGCATCACCAGTGCGACGGCCAATGGCCGGACTTGGACATACCAGTATCGTGAGCCGGGAGCGCTGGGGTCGCGGCTTGACGGGGGGCTAGCCGCCGTCATTTTGCCGGATGGCTCCCGATGGACCTATTCACCCAATGGAACCTTGCGCCCACCGATCTTCGGCCCCACGCCGGAGGGCTCTGAATGCGATCCCCGCATGCCCGATGTGCTGGGACCCTATATCTACACCGTGACCCACCCGGCCGGGGCGACGGCCACTTATACCCTGAACTATAGGTACTTCTACCGCGCCACTGACATCAGTCCCTGCTCGTCCAGCGAGCGCGCGCCTTATGTGGCGGTTTGGAACCTGCAGCAGCGCTCAGTCACCGGGGCCGGACTATCAGGGATGACCACCACCTACGCTTATGAAGGCACATTCGGGCCGCAGGGCCGCTGGACCACGGTAACGCAGCCCGATGGGTCCACGAACCGATATCGGTTCGGCGTACGACCGCGCCAAGACGAAGGCCGTTTGCTGGAAAGCCGGACGGTCAGCACAGCGGGAACGACCCTGGAAACGGTGAACTATGAGTACCTCGCTAAGGAGCAGGCGGCCGGGCAGTTCGTGCCGCTTGTGGGGCAGTCCCTAAGCGCCATCACCCCCACAGAAGGTCTGGTCGAGCCGCAGCGGCTCGTCACGACTGTTCGCGACGGAACGCAGTACGTGGAGCGAGTGGATCGCTTCGATGCTTTCGCACGCCCGGTGGAAACATTCAGCGGCAGCGATTTGGGTGTCGCAAAGGACAGAATCACCTATCACGACGGCCTGGGAAGCTGGACGTTGGGCCAGAAGGCGGTCGTGGCGGACATCGATTCTGGCGTGGAAAGCTCACGCATAGAGTTCAACGCGCAGTCGCTGCCGTACAAGACCTGGACGTTCGGCAAGCTTACCTCCACGCTTGCATATGATTCACAGGGCATGCTCAGTCAGAGCATGGATGGCAACGGCAATACCACCCACTTCCAGGACTATTACCGCGGGACTCCACGCACGATTCTCTATGCAGACGGTACCGGCATTACCGCGCTGGTGGACGGTAACGGCTGGCTTTTGAACCGGACCGACGAGACGGGGGCAGTTACCAGCTTTGGCTACGATCCGATGGGTCGCCTGACCCAGATCAACTATCCCAGCGGCGACAGCGTGGGATGGAATGCCACAACCTTCATACGCCAACGCACCGCCAGCACGGAGCGGGGTTTGGCACCAGGTCACTGGCGGGAGCTCGAGGCGACTGGCAGTGCACGACGCATAACCTACCGCGATGTGCTGCTCCGCCCTGTGCTGTCTGAAGAATACGACGCGACAAATCGCGGCGACACGCTCCGACAGGTGATTAACAGTTATGACTATGCTGGCCGAGTGACCTTCACCTCCTATCCCGGCCGCTATCGCATGGGAGAGCCGTGATGTACATGATTCGACACCTCCTCGATGCCTTGCGCAGCCACTGCGCAGCTTCGGCACTGCTGGCAATCTGCTTGCTTGGGGTCAGCCCATCGGTGTTGGCGCAGGCCTGGGTGCGGCTAACCGGGCCTGCACAGACCGTCTACACTGCGCCGGCAACCGTAAGCATGACGGTCGAGTTCGGTAGCACCAACGGCGGCCCCAAATCGGAATACATCGACAATGTCCGCTTGACGCAGAACGGCACCCTAGTTACCAACTTCGCCTACGGCACCTATACCGTGCAGGGCCTGCCGCCCGGCACCTACGTCTACATGCTTACCGCGCAGGGCATACGCAACCTCAATGGTGAGGAAGTGGTGCGGTCGCTATCCAGTGGACCGGTGACCATAACGGTGAATGCACCGCCTGCGCCCATCGATTCGGCTGAGAAGGTGACCGCATCTCTTTCCACCAATCGCGTTGTGGCCGGACAACCCTTCAATGTCAGCGTGACGATGAAGAACACCGGTGAGACGACTTGGACGCCTGAAGGAGGCTATGCACTAGCCATGCCTCAGGGCGGCTGGGGTGTAGGTAGCATCCCGGTGTCTGGACCTGTGGCCCCGGGCCAGACTGCCACATTCAACTTCACTGCCACCCCCAACTCGGGTGCCACCAATGGCGGGTGGTACGGCTTTCAGTTGCAGATGCAGCGCAATGGCGCCTGGTTCGGCTTGGCCACAGGGCAGATTGGCTTCTTTGTCTGGCAGCCAGTCAACAATGCCGATTTCGAAGCCCAGTCGGTGCCAACGTCTATGAAGACCGGTGTCGCCCAGGTGGCTACGGTGCGCATGAAAAACACCGGAGATATCGCTTGGCAGCCGGGTAGCTACTGGCTGGGTTCGCAGAATCCCACCGACTCTACCGTATGGGGCGCGGTACGTACTGCGCTGCCACGGACGGTTGCGCCTGGCGAATCCGTGGACATACCCGTTACGCTGCAGGCGCCGCCTACGCCAGGCACCTACAACTTCCAGCGCCAGATGTGGGCGGATGGTAAGGGCTGGTTCGGCCCTGCCACGCCAAATGTGGCGATCAACGTCAGTGCCCCGGTGAACTCGGCGCGAATGGAGGGCGGTCCGATGCCGCTGGGCATGCAGACCGGAAGCTCTACGCAAATGCGCCTGCTGGTTCGCAACAATGGTGAGACAACCTGGACCTCAGCCGCCGGCTATGCATTGGCATCGGAAAATCCTGCCGACAACACGGTCTGGGGCATGCAACGTGTTGCGCTACCAAGCAGCGTGCCGCCTAACGGGCTGGTGGAGTTCGTCTTCACAATCACTGCTCCCTCCACGCCGGGTAGCTACCCGCTGCAGTGGCGGATGAACCAAGAAGGCGTCGGCCGGTTCGGTGAGTCCACGCCGAACACCAACGTGCAGGTAACGCTGCCTCCGGTGAAGGGCACATGGAAGGAATACGATGCGCTGGGTCGCGTTACATCTACCGCCCAAGACACAGACGATGGACTGGCCATCACTGTATCCACCTACCAGCCAGGTAATTGGCAAACCACGGTGGATCCGCTAGGCCACACGACGCAGATCCAATACCAAGCCTTTGGTACCCCGGCGCAGTCGAATCCCATCGCCATTCGCGCACCGGAAGGATCATTCACAGACGTGCTACGTGACCGCTACGCCCGGCCCACCGCTGTGATCCGACGCAACGCAGACAGCAGCGTGCAGCTACGCCGCAGCTTTGCCTATGGCGAGGGCGGAACTCTGTGCAAGCTCATCGAGCCGGAAGCAGGTACGACGGTAACCGCCTATGATGGCGCCGGTAACCTGGCCTGGTCCGCGAGTGGCCTCAACCTGCCCAGTCCAGACAACTGTGATCTGACAGCTGCACAGGGCTCCGGGCGTCAGGTGACGCGTGCCTACGATGTCCGCAACCGTATCATCACCCTGACTTTCCCAGACGGCAACGGCAACCAGAGCTGGAGTTACACCTCTGATGGGTTGCCGGCGGAGGTGCAGACCGCAAACGACGGTGGTGCTAACCACACTATCAACACTTACACCTACAACAAACGTAGGCTGCTGGTGGGGGAATCCACATCCCAGGCCGGATGGTTTACTTGGGCACTAGGCTATGCCTACGACGCCAACGGCGCACGATCGGGCATTCAGTATCCAAGCGGAACCTACATTGCACTTGACCCCAATGCGCTCGGTCAGGCAACGCGGGTAGGCAACTACGTCCTCGGCGTAACCTACCATCCCAATGGCAGCCCGGTGGGCTTCTCCTACGGTAACGGCGTCAGGTTCGAGCAGGCGTTTAACATCCAGCAGGCGCCCAGCAGCATCGGTGCTCTTCCGAGCGTCAGTAGCTTAGCGTATGCGTATGATCGCGTCGGCAATGTCACCCGCATCACTGACATGGTCAGCGCAGGACGCGACCGCCAGATGAGCTATGACGGTTTGGGGCGGCTAGTGCAGGCAACGTCCCCCACCTTTGGTGGCGACGGAAGCCTGCTATATACCTATGACGTGCTGGACAACATCCGCAGTGCGCGGGTTGCGAGCGGCAAGGACCACACGTACGTATACGATGCGAAGAACCGCCTGACCAATGTCATGTCCAGCCAAGGCGCCACCACCATCGGCTTGGCCTACGACGCTCAAGGCAATCTCGCACTCCGCAACGGCCAACCTTTCATCTTTGATATGGGCAACCGTCTGCGCTCTGCTCCTGGACCGGAAAACTACCGCTATGACGCGGAGGGTCGTCGCGTACTGGCGTGGTTGCAGGGCAGCGGTTCGATCCTATCGATGTACGATGGGGACGGTAAGCTTCGCCGTCAGCAGAGCGAGCGCGACGGCAAAAGTCGCGAGTACCTTTACCTTGGCGGTATGCTGGTAGCTACCTTGGAAACCGGTACTGATGGCGTGACTCGTCCAACCTACCAGCATCTGGATGCGTTGGGATCTCCGGTGGCCGTGACCGATGCCTCTGGAACTGTGGTCGAGCGCAGCTACTACGAGCCCTATGGCGAACTACGCAATCGTCCCCTAACCGATGGCATCGGCTACGCCGGACATGTTTCGGATAGCGCAAATAGCCTGTCCTACATGCAGCAGCGCTACTACGACCCGAGCATCGGCATCTTCCTGAGCGTGGACCCGATTACGGCTCTACAGAAGCCCGCCTCGCACTTCAATCGCTACCGCTATGCCAATAACAATCCATACAAATTCATCGATCCTAACGGAGAGGCGGGGCGTGTGGCATGGCTAGTTCGGCTGACGGCGAATCAGGCGAACAAGGTGGCCCGCATCACACAAGAGCAAGCAGTTGCTGCACGCCGGGCGGGGCAGAATGTCGTTGCAGATCGCAGGCAAGTGGCAAGTCAGATCGAAACAGCTGCGCACGGAAGAGCAGATCAGTTAAAGCATGCGGCTCATGAATTGGAAGATGGCAGCAAAGGCTTGCCGCACTATCAAACAGAAGGTATTAGAGGGCATTCGTTCTGGGGCAAACTGAGTGTGGCTGCGCTGGCGGCAGCGGGCGCACTTGAGCAGGTGGCAGAGGCAGCAGAGTACATTCCGGACCCTACGCCGCGACCGGCTGAGCAGGCCGATATAGATAGATGGAACAACTTGATGGGAACGATCAATAAGTCCACGGGCATACCTATGCCAGGCGTCAAGGTCGGGCAGGACGGGGGATTCCAAGGCTACTTCAATGTTGGGGGAAGACTTGATTCCAAGAAGCTCGACGAAAAGCTAAATGGAAATAGATAGCTGAGATGATCTCCTATCGGATAATGATCGAAGGCGTTTTCGTTCACGCCCCTGAGCTTGAGGGGCGTGTCGGCGGCTTCCATACAACCTTCTTCTTGAGTGCAAACAATGCCGATAACGCGGTCATTCGGGCAAGCAAGCTGCTTGCCGAGCGAATGCACAATAACGAAGTAACGGGGCGTGAGAGGGGGCTCTTGAGAACGTACTGCTGGGTTCACAATTTGTGGGAAGTCGCAGAGGAAAGTCCCTCTCGACGGCAGAATGGCGACTCAGGATTTACATTCTTCCGGATTGGTCCACTGGAGCGTTTCTACCTGGGCATTCGTCGTCTCTTCTTTCAGCGATACAAGCCATGGCTGCTAGTAGCGCAATCGGTGTAGCTACCAGATCGATCAATAGCGTCGACGTCCTTTAGGTATTTTGTTCTCACAGTGGATATTTATGCTCGCCGCGCTTGGAATTGTTGGAACCATAGCATCACTTGTTAGTCTTCTTATCGCAGCTCCAACTGCTAGGTCTAGATTGGTGCATGTTGTATATGCGCTATTTATCACCGCTTTAGCTCTGGGAATGGCTTCCTATCAAAAGAAGGCCTCTGACGCGGAGCAGAGGGTTGTCGAGATGCGTAAGATCGAGCGAGAAGCCAGTGCGCTCTTGTCGGGTTTTGACTTCACCACAAGTGGATCTATGTCCGGATTTATGCTGGCAGCTCTCTCATTCTTAGAGAAGCACAAGGCGGAACTTCCTGATACATATCAGCGGGCGCAGACACTGTGTGAGAATACAGGTTGCCTGAAAGCTAGCAATGGAGACTACAATTCAAGCATGGAGCACTTCAGAGATCTGCAGGATGCCTCCTCCGCAATGAAATACCTCGTTCAAGGGATCGCCAAGAGTGAGGGGGGATAGTTCATCTAAGGCGACGCCAGATCCTTTTCTTTAGTGACTCCAGAATCTCGAACGTCCGCGCTCGGTCGAAAGCAGAGCGAGGGAATGAAGGTCTGTGGGGCAGAAGAGTTCTGCTCCTCGCCCGTCCCGGCCATTCGAGAGACCCCATCGGAGCCTTCGGTGCCAGGTGCCCAACGATTGGGGTCAGCTTCCGCCGAGCGTGATGCCTGAAGTGGCGGTAATCTAAAAGTGTCTCTTCAATGAGCTCCGCCCTTGGCGGACAGCGAGATATTGTTCGCACCGGTATGGTCAAAATTGATCATTGATGCAGTCAGTTCGGCCTGACGCGGCAAAAATTGCGGAGCGAGAGCGGTTCATTCTCAATTGCCCGATCACTGGACCCATGTCCCGACTAGCTGGGCTAACCTACCCTGTATTGGCTTGGGCTAAGGGACAAGAAGGTGGGATTCTGAGGCTAGGCTGTGGCGACACCAGCTGCAGGCGATCTCATGCTGAGCACTTTCTCTCGAACACATATAATGTTGCTGCTCCTACTGTTTCGCCCGCCCCTCGCATGCCTATCTGAACCTGTCGCCTGGCCTGGACTTCGAGACCAAGCTGTTTGCCAAGACCAACGCGCCGCAGCTGCTGCGCAAGGAGCTGTCGAAGCCGGGCTACGTGCCGCAGCCGATCGCACTGGGCATCAACACCGACGCGTACCACCCGATCGAGCGCACGTTCAAGCTGACCCGCCAGTTGATCGAAGTGATGCTGGAAACGAAGCATCCGTTCTCGCTGATCACCAAGAATGCGCTGGTCGAGCGCGACATCGATCTGCTCGCTCCACTGGCGGCTGAGAACCTGGTCAGCGTGCATTTCTCGGTGACGTCGCTGGATCCGCATCTGTCGGCAAAGCTGGATCCGCGCGCCTCCGCACCCCATGCGCGGCTGCGTGCGATGAAGCGTCTGCACCAGGCCGGCATTCCGGTGGGCGTGATGGTCGCGCCGGTGATCCCATGGATCAACGACAGCGAGCTGGAAGCGGTGCTGGAGGCTGCACACGATGCCGGCGCCAGCACTGCCGGTTACGTACTGCTGCGCCTGCCGCTGGAAGTGGCGCCGCTGTTCCGCGACTGGCTCGATACCCATCATCCGGATCGCGCTGCGCACGTGATGAGCACCATCCAGCAGCTGCGCGGCGGCAAGGATTACGACAGCCGGTTCGGCACGCGCATGCGCGGCCAAGGGGTGTACGCAGAGCTGTTGAGCAACCGCTTCAAGCTGGCGCGCAAGCGGCTGGGCTTCAATGCGCAGAACAGCCACTGGCCGACGCTGGACTGCAGCCGGTTCCAGAAGCCGCTGCCGCCGCAGAAGGATTCGCCGCAGGGGTCGCTGTTCTAAAAAATTACGGGGCGTACGGAGACGACGCCTTAATCGCATGAGCCGCAGCTACATCGGTGGTACTCCGACTGACTACGTGCTCAATGCGCAGGGGCAGCGCGTTGCAAAGATCAACCAGACCACCAACAGCCGCTACTTCTACGCCGGCCAGAACCAGCTCATGACTGAGCTGAACAACGGGGTGTGGACCAATTATTGCTGGTTTGAAGGTGAACTGGTTGGGCTTGCTCGCAGCGGGCAGCACAATTATGTGCATACCGATCATCTTGGTCGCCCGGAGTTCGTCACCAGCCCGGGCCAGCAGACCGTCTGGAAGGCGTACAACTACGCCTACGGACGTAGCGTCCAGAAGGATGAGATCGGAGGGTTGAACATTGGCTTCCCCGGCCAGTACTACTATGTGGAAAGCGGACTCTGGTACAACGGCTTCCGCGACTATGACGCGAGTATCGGACGATATGTGCAGAGTGATCCGATCGGGTTGGCGGGGGAACCAATACGTACGCCTATGCTGGCGGCAATCCAATCAATTCGGTTGACCCCCTCGGACTTCAGGCTCGCGCACTGCGTCCGACCTACTATCCAGGCAACTACACCACGGGCGGTTCTGAAGAGTATGGTGGTCCTCGATTGGATGCGGGGAGTTTTGGCATCTTCGGGACCATCGTCCTTGTCTCTCCTTCACTTCCTCAGCTTGCGAGGGCGCTGTACAACAAGCCACCCGCCGATGCAACAGATCCCAACGGCGCGAAAGCTCCGGGTCTTCCTGGCGAGGTTGAGGGATACTGTGCACCCAAGAAGGGGCCTCAGTGGGTTAAGAGCCCGAATGGCAGAGGGAGTGGATGGCTGGACAAATCCGGAGATGTCTGGGTTCCCTCTGGTCAAGGAGGGGGAGCCCACGGTGGGACGCTCAATCCCCAAATGGCGACTACATTAATGTCTATCCTGGTGGAAGAAGGCGCTAATTCTGTGCTGAAGCTGGAAGTTGAATCTTTGAGGTTCTATTCACGACTGGACGAGGACGCTTTCTTCTCCAGATTGAGTAAGACATCGGGCGTGGTGTCTGTTGAGGGGTTTCTCAGAATGATCAACGTATCTGTTGATCCGTCGGCTGTGGATGAGGACGCTATGAGAGAGCTGATTTCGTTGTTCCAACGCTATGGGATAGACATGCGCCAGCTGCGGGAACTGGAGACGGAAGAATTCAGCTCATGGATGCGGAACAGATCCGCCTACTGGTTCAAGTCGATGTATCCGGACCAGTAGGCCTATGAAATGAGGACTATCCACTGGCTCGGCATCGCGTTCCTGTGGATGCTTCCGCTGAACGTCCTGCTGCTGACGGCCGGCAAGCTGATGTGGGGCGAAGCGCTCGGAGAAGAAGAGCTCGTTGGCTTGGGTGTGGCGGTGTTCGGCGCTGTGGCGGGCGGGATTCTCTATCGCCGCCGTCCTCGGTAGCGTCGAGCCTGCTCGACTTCGCTCCAGGTTCAGTCGAGCAAGCGATATCGTCGAGCAGGCTCGAGGTCACCCCCCAAACAACTTCTGCGCGCTCTGGAACAGGATCCAGCTGGTGGCGATGAACTTGTCGCCGCCCTGCGGCCGGTTGCCGCGATGGGTGTGGGTGAACGCGGTCGGGGCGATCAGCAGGCTGCCGGTACGCGGTGCGATCTTCCGGCCCTGGAACAGGAACTCGGTTTCGCCCTCTTCGAAGTCGTCGTTGAGGTACAGCGTCCACAGCACGTGCCGGTGCAGCGTCTCGGCCTGCGCGTCCTTCGGGTACAGCTCGCAGTGCCAGTACGGGTAGCCGCCCTCGCCCGCCGCATACCATTGCAGGTTGATTGCGCCGGGGCGCAGGCAGGTGCGCGCCAGATCCGCCAGCTGCTCCGGCGCCATGTCGGGGAAATCCTCGGCCGACAGGCGTCGCGGCTGGCCGTTGCTGTCCTGGATCTGCAACATCAGCGGCGCGATCAATGCCTGTGGATAACGGCGTAGATAAGTCTGCAGACCGGCAAATACCGCCTGCTGCAGCTGCTGGTCCACATCCTGCCAGCCGTCCACGCCGCTGATCCGCAGATCCTTGCTGTGCTTGAGTTCCGGGAATACACCGCTGCCCACCGCACCGGGTTTCAGGCCCTGGCTTGCACGCATGCGCGCGACGATCGCAGCGCACACGTCGCTGGGGACGGCGTTGTGGATGACCTCGATGAAATCGACAGGGCCCGGCGCGTGCATGCGTGCATTCCTTGGACGGCAAGGGCTTGATGGTGCCGTTTGCCGCCCCTGCTGTCACCCCGCGGTCATGTCATCAAGGTGCCATGACCGCTGTAGGGATGGCCGCGGTCAGACGCTCTTCGCGTCATGCTCCTGGTGATAGCGCACGGCTTCGGCGACCTCTTCGCGCGAACCGAGGAACACCGGCACGCGCTGGTGCAGGTGGTCGGGCTGGAGGTCGGTAATGCGCTCGCGACCGGTCCAGGCAGCGCCGCCGGCCTGCTCCACCAGCAGGCCCATCGGGTTGGCCTCGTACATCAGGCGCAGCTTGCCGGCCTTGGACGGATCCTTCTTGTCCCACGGATAGATGAAGATGCCGCCGCGGGTGAGGATGCGGTGCACATCGGCGACCATGCTGGCGATCCAGCGCATGTTGAA from Stenotrophomonas sp. 704A1 includes these protein-coding regions:
- a CDS encoding 2OG-Fe(II) oxygenase, with the protein product MHAPGPVDFIEVIHNAVPSDVCAAIVARMRASQGLKPGAVGSGVFPELKHSKDLRISGVDGWQDVDQQLQQAVFAGLQTYLRRYPQALIAPLMLQIQDSNGQPRRLSAEDFPDMAPEQLADLARTCLRPGAINLQWYAAGEGGYPYWHCELYPKDAQAETLHRHVLWTLYLNDDFEEGETEFLFQGRKIAPRTGSLLIAPTAFTHTHRGNRPQGGDKFIATSWILFQSAQKLFGG
- a CDS encoding RHS repeat domain-containing protein — translated: MTVEFGSTNGGPKSEYIDNVRLTQNGTLVTNFAYGTYTVQGLPPGTYVYMLTAQGIRNLNGEEVVRSLSSGPVTITVNAPPAPIDSAEKVTASLSTNRVVAGQPFNVSVTMKNTGETTWTPEGGYALAMPQGGWGVGSIPVSGPVAPGQTATFNFTATPNSGATNGGWYGFQLQMQRNGAWFGLATGQIGFFVWQPVNNADFEAQSVPTSMKTGVAQVATVRMKNTGDIAWQPGSYWLGSQNPTDSTVWGAVRTALPRTVAPGESVDIPVTLQAPPTPGTYNFQRQMWADGKGWFGPATPNVAINVSAPVNSARMEGGPMPLGMQTGSSTQMRLLVRNNGETTWTSAAGYALASENPADNTVWGMQRVALPSSVPPNGLVEFVFTITAPSTPGSYPLQWRMNQEGVGRFGESTPNTNVQVTLPPVKGTWKEYDALGRVTSTAQDTDDGLAITVSTYQPGNWQTTVDPLGHTTQIQYQAFGTPAQSNPIAIRAPEGSFTDVLRDRYARPTAVIRRNADSSVQLRRSFAYGEGGTLCKLIEPEAGTTVTAYDGAGNLAWSASGLNLPSPDNCDLTAAQGSGRQVTRAYDVRNRIITLTFPDGNGNQSWSYTSDGLPAEVQTANDGGANHTINTYTYNKRRLLVGESTSQAGWFTWALGYAYDANGARSGIQYPSGTYIALDPNALGQATRVGNYVLGVTYHPNGSPVGFSYGNGVRFEQAFNIQQAPSSIGALPSVSSLAYAYDRVGNVTRITDMVSAGRDRQMSYDGLGRLVQATSPTFGGDGSLLYTYDVLDNIRSARVASGKDHTYVYDAKNRLTNVMSSQGATTIGLAYDAQGNLALRNGQPFIFDMGNRLRSAPGPENYRYDAEGRRVLAWLQGSGSILSMYDGDGKLRRQQSERDGKSREYLYLGGMLVATLETGTDGVTRPTYQHLDALGSPVAVTDASGTVVERSYYEPYGELRNRPLTDGIGYAGHVSDSANSLSYMQQRYYDPSIGIFLSVDPITALQKPASHFNRYRYANNNPYKFIDPNGEAGRVAWLVRLTANQANKVARITQEQAVAARRAGQNVVADRRQVASQIETAAHGRADQLKHAAHELEDGSKGLPHYQTEGIRGHSFWGKLSVAALAAAGALEQVAEAAEYIPDPTPRPAEQADIDRWNNLMGTINKSTGIPMPGVKVGQDGGFQGYFNVGGRLDSKKLDEKLNGNR
- a CDS encoding RHS repeat protein translates to MNESFIYCRGTGMVSRKWCVASAIACLVCSTAGAQDRVEPESQYANKVGKAQHTGQLDEGSFGENVSLFNGQLDFSITDITIPGNNALSVALRRKRTISERYLHQNARPGDLAGFYDWDLDVPYLEGIFSSRGWVVGADDDASRYQRCSLQKKPFIGESTPYPEDLIWNGYNLHLPGEGDAQLLVASANIPMPSDGKSYPWVTVGDTRVRCLPQTQNGVPGEAFQVVTPQGITYSLNWVVSREMPLYSYKDNPLAPTRYLSRSHVFFMATRAEDRFGNWVNYGYTGDKLTSISSSDGRSISITYTGERITSATANGRTWTYQYREPGALGSRLDGGLAAVILPDGSRWTYSPNGTLRPPIFGPTPEGSECDPRMPDVLGPYIYTVTHPAGATATYTLNYRYFYRATDISPCSSSERAPYVAVWNLQQRSVTGAGLSGMTTTYAYEGTFGPQGRWTTVTQPDGSTNRYRFGVRPRQDEGRLLESRTVSTAGTTLETVNYEYLAKEQAAGQFVPLVGQSLSAITPTEGLVEPQRLVTTVRDGTQYVERVDRFDAFARPVETFSGSDLGVAKDRITYHDGLGSWTLGQKAVVADIDSGVESSRIEFNAQSLPYKTWTFGKLTSTLAYDSQGMLSQSMDGNGNTTHFQDYYRGTPRTILYADGTGITALVDGNGWLLNRTDETGAVTSFGYDPMGRLTQINYPSGDSVGWNATTFIRQRTASTERGLAPGHWRELEATGSARRITYRDVLLRPVLSEEYDATNRGDTLRQVINSYDYAGRVTFTSYPGRYRMGEP